In Streptomyces sclerotialus, one genomic interval encodes:
- a CDS encoding glycoside hydrolase family 13 protein has translation MTDELTFPSPAAPPAPDRPGTGWWRDAVIYQIYVRSFGDGDGDGIGDLPGARARLPYLKELGADAVWLTPFYASPQADGGYDVTEHRAVDPLFGTLDDAQDFLDTAHGLGLRVIVDIVPNHTSDQHPWFRDPDLARERYIFRPGRGSHGELPPNDWESVFGGPAWTRTERGDWYLHLFAPEQPDLDWERTEVRAEFDAILRFWLDRGVDGFRIDVAHGMVKAAGLPDVGRRQQARLIGTDVLPFFDQDGVHEIHRHWRRLLDAYSRGLRPGVLPAERIGVAEAWAPDARRLARYVRPDELHQAFNFHFLQAAWDATALRTVIDDSLAATALVGAPTTWVLSNHDVVRHATRLGSRDRARAATLLMLALPGSAYLYQGEELGLPEVTELPDAVRQDPAFFRGDGQDGFRDGCRVPLPWSGTAPPYGFGPGGSWLPQPASWAELSVEAQTGTPGSTLELYRSALAWRRALPGLGDSTMTWLDAPEGVLALRRHGFLCVLNTRTRPLEVSAEGELLLASAPVRAGEGRVRLPGESCAWWASRIPTGKVAFHDRAPG, from the coding sequence ATGACCGATGAGCTGACCTTTCCCTCGCCCGCCGCGCCGCCGGCCCCCGACCGCCCCGGCACGGGCTGGTGGCGCGACGCCGTCATCTACCAGATCTACGTACGCTCCTTCGGGGACGGTGACGGTGACGGCATCGGGGACCTGCCCGGCGCCCGCGCCCGCCTGCCGTACCTGAAGGAGCTGGGTGCCGACGCGGTCTGGCTGACGCCGTTCTACGCGTCACCGCAGGCCGACGGCGGATACGACGTCACCGAGCACCGCGCCGTCGACCCGCTGTTCGGCACCCTCGACGACGCCCAGGACTTCCTGGACACCGCCCACGGACTGGGCCTGCGCGTCATCGTCGACATCGTCCCGAACCACACCTCCGACCAGCACCCGTGGTTCCGCGACCCGGACCTGGCCCGCGAGCGGTACATCTTCCGGCCGGGCCGCGGCAGCCACGGCGAGCTGCCGCCCAACGACTGGGAGTCGGTCTTCGGCGGCCCGGCCTGGACCCGCACCGAGCGCGGCGACTGGTACCTCCACCTCTTCGCGCCCGAACAGCCCGACCTGGACTGGGAGCGCACCGAGGTACGCGCGGAGTTCGACGCGATCCTGCGGTTCTGGCTGGACCGCGGCGTCGACGGCTTCCGCATCGACGTCGCGCACGGCATGGTCAAGGCGGCGGGGCTGCCCGACGTCGGCCGCCGGCAGCAGGCCCGCCTCATCGGCACCGACGTGCTGCCCTTCTTCGACCAGGACGGCGTGCACGAGATCCACCGCCACTGGCGCCGACTGCTGGACGCCTACTCGCGCGGCCTCCGGCCCGGGGTACTCCCGGCCGAGCGGATCGGCGTCGCCGAGGCCTGGGCCCCCGACGCCCGCCGGCTGGCCCGCTACGTACGCCCCGACGAGCTGCACCAGGCGTTCAACTTCCACTTCCTGCAAGCGGCGTGGGACGCCACGGCGCTCCGCACCGTCATCGACGACTCGCTGGCCGCCACCGCGCTGGTCGGCGCGCCCACGACCTGGGTGCTCTCCAACCACGACGTGGTCCGCCACGCCACCCGGCTCGGCAGCCGGGACCGGGCCCGCGCCGCCACCCTCCTCATGCTGGCGCTCCCCGGCTCCGCCTACCTCTACCAGGGCGAGGAGCTGGGGCTGCCGGAGGTCACCGAACTGCCCGACGCGGTCCGCCAGGACCCGGCGTTCTTCCGCGGTGACGGCCAGGACGGCTTCCGCGACGGCTGCCGGGTACCGCTCCCCTGGTCCGGCACCGCACCGCCGTACGGCTTCGGGCCCGGCGGGAGCTGGCTGCCGCAGCCGGCGAGCTGGGCGGAGCTGAGCGTCGAGGCGCAGACCGGCACCCCCGGCTCCACCCTGGAGCTGTACCGCTCGGCGCTCGCCTGGCGCCGCGCCCTGCCCGGCCTCGGGGACTCCACGATGACCTGGCTGGACGCACCGGAGGGGGTACTGGCGCTGCGCAGGCACGGGTTCCTGTGCGTGCTGAACACCCGCACCCGGCCGCTGGAGGTGTCGGCCGAGGGCGAACTGCTGCTCGCCAGCGCGCCGGTCCGCGCCGGAGAGGGCCGGGTGCGCCTGCCCGGCGAATCCTGCGCGTGGTGGGCAAGCCGCATCCCGACCGGTAAGGTCGCCTTCCATGACCGCGCGCCTGGCTGA